A DNA window from Camelina sativa cultivar DH55 chromosome 13, Cs, whole genome shotgun sequence contains the following coding sequences:
- the LOC104738547 gene encoding uncharacterized protein LOC104738547 produces MWFGDGISMLILSLSPSAGHPRETRSGFSLQQWFEYCPNTNKRNCPICKQKCSLKDPCRLYFQSSGDQIDSIASSKKTVEIEEDPVLLRVEVKRLQGKIHNLTSSLDNQKKENSELSDKLQQCNEQLKEDKVKRWESLQEISTTQHLLKLKSEECIQLTSQCAKLHERTMAFAKELAALKLVSDLSLEEDDVLKLAMLGNNAKTKDTIDTLVKSLVIRNRSYKELLAKCSQLGRGEARSSEKLEKALEKIDILKKRMRELELITEERQNRALRNIKASKNCSEREVYEPPTESLASFRMLPSDNIVENISTPPLSKLEKKDGFTNHGSCLSGREGSFSTRRTDSVIEVDDDVPETTISGIRHSDTNVEEKCDNPMVRDIKFNIRNDSTSAVSPGSNGAGNIWLSSGTNRNLSRWSKHGERNEVTPSLGRYVQSKDDLIAIGPDGKGGRIKVLRSKPQISSANASSGSGKRFKLGTKTSGSSSQGCLQIEHYFGRPNR; encoded by the exons tttgcagCAATGGTTCGAGTACTGCCCGAATACGAACAAGCGAAATTGTCCGATCTGTAAACAGAAGTGCTCTCTAAAAGATCCGTGTCGGCTTTATTTTCAGTCTTCTGGGGACCAAATCGATTCGATTGCTTCTTCTAAGAAGACTGTTGAAATCGAGGAAGATCCGGTTTTGCTGAGAGTTGAAGTGAAGCGTCTCCAAGGGAAGATCCATAATCTTACTTCTTCTCTTGATAATCAGAAAAAGGAGAATTCTGAACTCTCTGATAAG TTGCAGCAATGCAATGAGCAACTGAAAGAGGATAAAGTAAAAAGGTGGGAGTCTCTGCAAGAAATATCAACGACTCAGCACTTGCTTAAGTTGAAATCTgag GAATGTATCCAGCTTACTTCACAGTGTGCTAAGCTACATGAGAGAACTATGGCTTTTGCCAAGGAGCTCGCAGCGCTTAAACT GGTTTCTGATCTAAGCTTGGAGGAAGATGATGTCCTGAAGCTAGCCATGTTGGGGAATAACGCTAAGACAAAAGATACAATCGACACTCTAGTCAAGTCCTTGGTTATCAGAAACAG GAGTTATAAGGAATTGTTAGCAAAGTGCAGTCAGCTGGGCAGAGGCGAAGCTCGATCTTCTGAGAAACTAGAAAAAGCTCTGGAAAAGATAGATATATTAAAG AAGCGAATGAGGGAACTTGAGTTGATAACTGAAGAGAGGCAAAACAGAGCTCTTAGGAATATAAAAGCTTCAAAGAATTGCAGCGAGAGAGAAGTTTACGAGCCTCCAACTGAGAGCCTGGCTTCTTTCAGAATGCTTCCATCTGACAACATTGTTGAGAACATCTCTACACCACCATTAAGTAAATTAGAGAAAAAGGATGGCTTCACCAATCATGGATCGTGCTTAAGCGGAAGAGAAGGCTCCTTCAGTACTAGAAGAACGGACTCTGTTATCGAGGTAGATGATGATGTTCCTGAAACCACCATTTCTGGCATCAGACATTCAGATACTAATGTTGAAGAGAAATGTGATAATCCCATGGTAAGGGATATAAAGTTCAACATCAGAAATGACTCGACATCAGCAGTCTCACCTGGCAGCAATG GTGCTGGAAACATTTGGTTGTCAAGCGGAACAAATCGAAACCTTAGTAGATGGAGCAAACATGGAGAGAGAAACGAAGTAACTCCATCACTAGGGCGTTATGTTCAAAGCAAAGATGATCTGATCGCTATTGGACCCGATGGTAAAGGTGGGAGAATCAAAGTGCTGAGATCTAAACCCCAAATTTCG AGCGCCAATGCAAGCTCAGGAAGTGGTAAGAGATTCAAGCTTGGAACTAAAACAAGTGGTTCGTCCTCTCAAGGTTGTCTGCAGATTGAACACTATTTTGGAAGACCTAATCGCTAA